A region of Streptomyces halobius DNA encodes the following proteins:
- the metG gene encoding methionine--tRNA ligase, translated as MARHLITSALPYINGIKHLGNMVGSMLPADVYARYMRQRGHDVLYICATDEHGTPAELAAKEAGRSVDAFCGEQHDRQKAIYEGFGLEFDYFGRSSSPENVELTQHFARKLHENGFIEERAIRQVYSNADQRFLPDRYIVGTCPHCGYDKARGDQCENCTRVLDPTDLIDARSAISGSGDLEVRETKHLFLLQSKLQHEVEGWLDGNGSKEWPTLASSIAHKWLTEGLQDRAITRDLDWGVPVPADVWPELAAEGKVFYVWFDAPIEYIGSTKEWADVDPENRDWKSWWYDADDVRYTEFMAKDNVPFHSVMFPATQLGTREPWKKVDFLKAFNWLNYYGGKFSTSQKRGVFTDAALELLPADYWRYFLMAHAPESDDTSFTWELFASTVNKDLADTLGNFVNRVLSFSRKRFGDEVPAGAPAGAAEQKLGEEIAGLLAEYEGHMEALQFRKAAASLRALWSAGNSYLEEKAPWLEIKTDKDAAALTLRTAMNLIHLYAIVSEPFIPSSAKAMRSAFALENDTAVWVSQEEAQTLSSVPAGTPFTVPPVLFAKITEDDLAAYREQFGGGEDGDA; from the coding sequence ATGGCTCGACACCTCATCACCAGCGCCCTTCCGTATATCAACGGGATCAAGCACCTGGGCAACATGGTGGGGTCCATGCTCCCGGCCGATGTTTATGCCCGGTATATGCGGCAGCGCGGGCACGACGTCCTCTACATCTGTGCGACGGACGAGCACGGCACCCCCGCCGAGCTGGCCGCGAAGGAGGCCGGGCGGTCGGTCGACGCGTTCTGCGGCGAGCAGCACGACCGGCAGAAGGCGATCTACGAGGGATTCGGGCTGGAGTTTGATTACTTCGGCCGGAGTTCTTCGCCGGAGAATGTCGAGCTCACCCAGCATTTCGCGCGGAAGCTGCACGAGAACGGCTTCATCGAGGAGCGCGCCATTCGGCAGGTCTACTCGAATGCCGACCAGCGCTTTCTGCCGGACCGCTACATCGTCGGCACGTGTCCGCACTGCGGCTACGACAAGGCGCGTGGTGACCAGTGCGAGAACTGCACCCGGGTGCTGGACCCGACGGATCTGATCGACGCGCGGTCGGCGATCAGCGGCAGCGGCGACCTGGAAGTACGCGAGACCAAGCACCTCTTTCTCCTCCAGTCGAAGCTGCAGCACGAGGTCGAGGGCTGGCTGGACGGCAACGGCAGCAAGGAATGGCCGACGCTCGCTTCCTCCATTGCGCACAAGTGGCTGACGGAGGGCCTCCAGGACCGCGCGATCACCCGCGACCTGGACTGGGGCGTTCCGGTGCCGGCCGATGTGTGGCCGGAGCTGGCGGCCGAGGGCAAGGTCTTCTACGTCTGGTTCGACGCGCCGATCGAGTACATCGGGTCGACGAAGGAGTGGGCGGACGTCGACCCGGAGAACCGCGACTGGAAGTCGTGGTGGTACGACGCCGATGACGTCCGGTACACGGAGTTCATGGCCAAGGACAATGTGCCGTTCCACAGCGTCATGTTCCCGGCGACGCAGCTGGGCACCCGCGAGCCGTGGAAGAAGGTCGACTTCCTGAAGGCGTTCAACTGGCTCAACTACTACGGCGGGAAGTTCTCGACGTCGCAGAAGCGCGGGGTCTTCACGGACGCGGCACTGGAGCTGCTGCCGGCCGACTACTGGCGCTATTTCCTGATGGCCCACGCCCCGGAGTCGGACGACACCTCCTTCACCTGGGAGCTGTTCGCCTCCACGGTCAACAAGGACCTGGCGGACACGCTCGGCAACTTCGTCAACCGGGTGCTCTCGTTCTCGCGGAAGCGCTTCGGGGACGAGGTGCCGGCGGGCGCGCCGGCCGGTGCCGCGGAGCAGAAGCTGGGCGAGGAGATCGCGGGGCTGCTGGCGGAGTACGAGGGCCACATGGAGGCCCTGCAGTTCCGTAAGGCGGCGGCCTCGCTGCGTGCCCTGTGGAGCGCGGGCAACTCCTACCTGGAGGAGAAGGCCCCGTGGCTGGAGATCAAGACGGACAAGGACGCGGCGGCGCTGACGCTGCGGACCGCGATGAACCTGATCCATCTGTACGCGATCGTGTCCGAGCCGTTCATCCCCTCCTCGGCGAAGGCGATGCGGAGCGCGTTCGCGCTGGAGAACGACACGGCGGTGTGGGTGTCCCAGGAGGAGGCGCAGACGCTGTCGTCGGTGCCCGCCGGGACGCCGTTCACGGTGCCGCCGGTGCTCTTCGCGAAGATCACCGAGGATGATCTGGCGGCTTACCGGGAGCAGTTCGGCGGGGGCGAGGACGGGGACGCGTAA
- a CDS encoding MFS transporter has protein sequence MREPGARPRPGTPPHHQAPHRHPAYAEWVKGEPVTPSRPTQPAADPRRWWGLVVIAIAQLMVVLDATIVNIALPSAQRALGVSDANRQWVITAYTLAFGGLLLLGGRIADLVGRKRTFMIGLVGFALASGLGGAATSPGMLFGSRALQGSFAALLAPSALSLLTTTFTIGKERSKAFGIYGAIAGGGAAIGLIAGGLLTEYLNWRWCLYVNVPIAALAFAGAAVFLHDKPVRAPAHLDVRGAALGCAGLVAIVYGCSEAQPRGWDDGRVLGLLAGGVTLLGVFAWWQTRARHPLLPLHIVRDRNRAGAFLTMGLAVISMFGMFLFMTYYFQVVLGYSPVKAGLAFLPMVAAIVVGATQISARLLHRVAPRMLMVPGALTAAVGLFLLTFLTARPAYASHVLPTELLFGLGMGLIFMPVMATATGGVALRDSGVTSATVNTAQQVGGSIGTALLNTIATSTGATYIASRLADAARRNEGRLTPALRDAVVKEGVVHGFNVAIGVGSLIMLLAAVIAGLMITTRTAKQGPVTEEEPPVSDRRRV, from the coding sequence ATGCGGGAGCCGGGAGCCAGGCCGCGCCCCGGCACACCCCCGCACCACCAGGCGCCCCACCGCCACCCCGCCTACGCTGAATGGGTGAAGGGTGAACCGGTCACCCCCAGCCGGCCCACCCAGCCCGCGGCTGATCCGCGTCGCTGGTGGGGACTGGTCGTGATAGCGATCGCGCAGTTGATGGTGGTGCTGGACGCGACCATCGTGAATATCGCGTTGCCGTCGGCCCAGCGGGCCCTCGGAGTGTCGGACGCGAACCGGCAGTGGGTGATCACCGCGTACACCCTCGCCTTCGGCGGCCTGCTGCTCCTCGGCGGGCGGATCGCGGACCTGGTGGGCCGGAAGCGGACCTTCATGATCGGGCTGGTCGGGTTCGCCCTCGCCTCCGGGCTGGGCGGTGCGGCCACCAGCCCCGGGATGCTGTTCGGGTCGCGCGCCCTGCAAGGCTCCTTCGCCGCGCTGCTCGCCCCGTCCGCGCTCTCACTGCTGACCACGACCTTCACGATCGGGAAAGAGCGGAGCAAAGCGTTCGGTATCTACGGCGCGATCGCGGGTGGTGGCGCCGCCATCGGCCTCATCGCGGGCGGGCTGCTGACCGAGTACCTGAACTGGCGCTGGTGTCTGTACGTGAACGTCCCCATCGCGGCCCTCGCGTTCGCCGGCGCGGCCGTATTCCTGCACGACAAGCCGGTCCGCGCCCCCGCCCATCTGGACGTACGCGGCGCGGCGCTGGGCTGCGCCGGCCTGGTCGCGATCGTCTACGGATGCAGCGAGGCGCAGCCGCGCGGCTGGGACGACGGGCGGGTCCTCGGGCTGCTGGCGGGCGGCGTGACGCTGCTGGGCGTCTTCGCGTGGTGGCAGACGCGCGCCCGCCACCCGCTGCTCCCGCTGCATATCGTTCGCGACCGCAATCGCGCCGGCGCCTTCCTGACCATGGGCCTGGCCGTCATCTCGATGTTCGGAATGTTCCTGTTCATGACCTATTACTTCCAGGTCGTGCTCGGCTATTCGCCGGTCAAGGCGGGACTGGCGTTCCTGCCGATGGTCGCGGCGATCGTCGTCGGAGCGACGCAGATCTCGGCGCGGCTACTGCACCGCGTCGCGCCCCGGATGCTGATGGTTCCCGGGGCGCTGACCGCCGCCGTGGGCCTGTTTCTGCTGACGTTCCTGACCGCACGCCCCGCGTACGCCTCGCACGTCCTGCCCACCGAACTCCTCTTCGGCCTCGGCATGGGCCTGATCTTCATGCCGGTGATGGCAACGGCCACGGGCGGGGTGGCGCTACGCGATTCCGGCGTCACGTCCGCGACCGTCAACACGGCGCAGCAGGTGGGCGGTTCGATCGGCACGGCGCTGCTCAACACGATCGCGACATCGACCGGCGCAACGTACATCGCGTCCCGCCTCGCGGACGCCGCGCGAAGGAATGAGGGCCGTCTGACGCCGGCCCTGCGGGACGCCGTCGTGAAGGAGGGAGTCGTCCACGGGTTCAACGTGGCGATCGGGGTCGGCTCGCTGATCATGCTGCTGGCCGCGGTGATCGCCGGCCTGATGATCACGACCCGGACGGCGAAGCAGGGCCCGGTGACGGAGGAGGAGCCGCCGGTCAGCGACCGGCGGCGGGTATGA